In Populus alba chromosome 1, ASM523922v2, whole genome shotgun sequence, a single window of DNA contains:
- the LOC118039042 gene encoding pectinesterase, whose product MAQDKHGLTGVSDSGNHISILKKNKRLLLASFAALFLVATIAAVVAGVNSHKNGENEGAHAVLKSACSSTLYPELCYSAIATVPGVTANLASLKDVIELSINLTTKTVQQNYFTVEKLIAKTKLTKREKTALHDCLETIDETLDELHEAQVDISGYPNKKSLKEQADNLKTLLSSAITNQETCLDGFSHDGADKKVRKALMKGQTHVEKMCSNALAMIKNMTDTDIANELQSTNRKLKEEKEGNERVWPEWMSVADRRLLQSSSVTPNVVVTADGSGDHKTVSEAVAAAPKKSSKRYIIQIKAGVYRENVEVPKDKHNIMFLGDGRKTTIITASRNVVNGSTTFKSATVAAVGQGFLARGVTFENTAGPSMHQAVALRVGSDLSAFYECDMLAYQDTLYVHSNRQFFINCFVAGTVDFIFGNAAAVFQDCDIHARRPNSGQKNMVTAQGRTDPNQNTGIVIQKSRIGATSDLLPVQSSFPTYLGRPWKEYSRTVIMQSSITDVIQPAGWHEWSGSFALSTLFYAEYQNSGAGAGTSSRVTWEGYKVITSATEAQAFAPGNFIAGSSWLGSTSFPFSLGL is encoded by the exons ATGGCCCAGGACAAGCATGGCTTGACTGGAGTATCAGATTCTGGTAATCACATTTCCAtcttaaagaaaaacaagagactCCTCTTAGCCAGTTTTGCTGCTCTGTTTCTAGTTGCCACAATAGCTGCCGTCGTCGCCGGAGTAAATTCACACAAGAACGGCGAGAATGAAGGCGCTCATGCAGTCCTCAAATCCGCATGCAGCTCCACTCTTTATCCTGAATTGTGCTACTCAGCTATCGCCACTGTCCCTGGAGTCACCGCCAATTTAGCTAGCCTAAAAGATGTTATCGAACTTTCCATAAACCTCACCACCAAAACTGttcaacaaaattatttcaCTGTAGAGAAGCTCATAGCCAAGACCAAACTCACCAAAAGAGAAAAGACTGCTCTCCATGATTGTTTGGAGACTATAGACGAGACTCTTGATGAGTTGCACGAGGCTCAGGTGGATATCAGTGGGTACCCCAACAAGAAATCGCTCAAAGAACAAGCTGATAACCTCAAAACCCTGCTGAGCTCTGCCATAACCAACCAAGAAACATGCTTGGATGGTTTCTCTCACGATGGAGCAGATAAAAAGGTGCGAAAAGCTTTAATGAAGGGCCAGACCCACGTTGAGAAAATGTGCAGTAATGCACTGGCAATGATCAAGAACATGACAGACACTGACATTGCCAACGAGCTCCAGAGCACAAACAGGAAGCTCAAGGAGGAAAAGGAAGGCAATGAAAGAGTGTGGCCGGAGTGGATGTCAGTAGCAGACAGGAGGCTGCTGCAGTCATCATCCGTGACTCCAAATGTGGTGGTGACGGCTGACGGAAGTGGGGATCACAAGACGGTATCAGAAGCAGTAGCTGCTGCACCAAAGAAAAGCAGCAAGAGGTACATAATTCAAATCAAGGCCGGAGTTTACAGGGAAAATGTGGAAGTACCAAAGGATAAGCATAACATAATGTTCTTAGGAGATGGGAGAAAAACAACCATCATTACAGCAAGTAGGAATGTTGTTAATGGCAGCACAACCTTCAAGTCTGCCACGGTTG CTGCGGTGGGTCAAGGATTCCTCGCCAGAGGCGTCACTTTCGAAAACACAGCCGGTCCCTCTATGCACCAAGCCGTGGCTCTGAGGGTCGGGTCTGACCTCTCAGCATTTTACGAGTGTGACATGCTAGCCTACCAAGACACCCTCTATGTCCACTCAAACCGTCAGTTTTTCATAAATTGCTTCGTAGCAGGCACCGTTGACTTCATTTTTGGCAATGCTGCTGCTGTTTTCCAAGACTGCGACATCCATGCTCGACGCCCCAATTCCGGCCAAAAGAACATGGTAACTGCCCAAGGCAGGACTGACCCTAATCAGAACACCGGCATTGTGATTCAAAAGAGTAGGATTGGTGCCACTTCTGACCTGCTACCTGTTCAGAGCAGCTTCCCAACGTATCTCGGGAGGCCATGGAAGGAGTATTCAAGGACTGTCATCATGCAATCATCCATAACTGACGTGATACAACCAGCCGGGTGGCACGAGTGGAGTGGCAGCTTTGCACTGAGCACATTGTTTTACGCAGAGTATCAGAATTCTGGGGCTGGTGCTGGGACCTCCAGTAGGGTCACATGGGAAGGATACAAAGTGATTACAAGTGCAACTGAGGCTCAAGCGTTCGCCCCTGGAAATTTCATTGCTGGCAGTAGCTGGTTGGGATCTACCTCCTTCCCATTCTCTCTTGGTTTGTAA